The following coding sequences lie in one Pantanalinema sp. genomic window:
- a CDS encoding carbohydrate ABC transporter permease — protein MALPFVLMVATSLMTNAQAMAYPPRLWPAPVAWENYARALTATPLWRYFLNSALVSVTTVLGQVVTGAMAAYAFARLNFRGRDALFLVFLATMMVPPQVNVVPLFGLMCRLGWVNTYWALIVPGLFGAFGVFLLRQWFLSFPAELEEAAKLDGCTPWGTFWRIAFPTAVPAIATLAIFAFIASWNSFFWPLVVTNSDAMRTLPVGLAAYRASFREITDWGTLMAATTLAILPAIGVFLAGQRYFIQGMLAGSLKD, from the coding sequence ATGGCCCTGCCCTTCGTCCTGATGGTCGCGACCTCGCTGATGACGAACGCCCAGGCCATGGCCTACCCGCCGCGCCTGTGGCCCGCCCCCGTCGCCTGGGAGAACTACGCCAGGGCCCTCACCGCCACCCCCCTGTGGCGGTACTTCCTGAACAGCGCGCTCGTCTCGGTCACCACGGTCCTGGGGCAGGTCGTCACCGGCGCCATGGCGGCCTACGCCTTCGCGCGCCTGAACTTCAGGGGGCGCGACGCCCTGTTCCTCGTGTTCCTCGCGACCATGATGGTGCCGCCGCAGGTCAACGTGGTGCCCCTCTTCGGGCTGATGTGCCGGCTGGGGTGGGTGAACACCTACTGGGCCCTCATCGTGCCGGGGCTGTTCGGGGCCTTCGGGGTCTTCCTCTTGCGCCAGTGGTTCCTGAGTTTCCCGGCCGAGCTCGAGGAGGCCGCGAAGCTGGACGGCTGCACGCCGTGGGGCACCTTCTGGCGGATCGCCTTCCCGACGGCGGTGCCCGCGATCGCGACGCTTGCCATCTTCGCGTTCATCGCCAGCTGGAACTCGTTCTTCTGGCCGCTGGTCGTGACCAACTCGGACGCCATGCGGACCCTGCCGGTGGGACTTGCCGCCTACCGCGCCTCGTTCCGGGAGATCACCGACTGGGGCACCCTGATGGCGGCCACCACGCTCGCGATCCTGCCTGCCATCGGGGTCTTCCTCGCGGGGCAGCGCTACTTCATCCAAGGGATGCTCGCCGGTAGCCTCAAGGACTGA
- a CDS encoding sugar ABC transporter permease: MSAKRTVQRLLGPDAGWAWLFLLPSVVGIAVFNLLPVIGSFWLSLTRWNLLGTPRFVGLANYADLFADSRFYRVMGQTLGFVGLTVTLDVALGLLLAVALNRKLRGRGLLRTAYFLPYITSMVAIAIVWGWLFDPRFGALNLALKAFGLAPVYWLSDPRWAMPSIVLVTVWKGLGYTMMLFLAGLQAIPGHYEEAAMLDGASAPQRFFGITLPLLSPTVFLVTTVSLINAFQAFDAVYMLTGGGPMNQTNVIVYWLYQNAFTYFNMGKASAIAYVLFAVILAITLVQWGLRKRWVVYE; encoded by the coding sequence GTGAGCGCGAAACGAACGGTGCAGCGCCTACTTGGGCCGGACGCGGGCTGGGCCTGGCTGTTCTTGCTGCCCAGCGTCGTCGGGATCGCCGTGTTCAACCTCTTGCCGGTCATAGGGTCGTTCTGGCTGAGCCTCACGCGCTGGAACCTGCTCGGGACGCCGCGCTTCGTGGGGCTTGCGAACTACGCGGACCTCTTCGCGGACAGCCGCTTCTACCGGGTCATGGGGCAGACCCTCGGCTTCGTGGGCCTGACGGTGACCCTGGACGTGGCGCTCGGCCTCTTGCTCGCGGTGGCGCTCAACCGGAAGCTGAGGGGGCGTGGCCTGCTGCGGACGGCCTACTTCTTGCCCTACATCACCTCGATGGTGGCGATCGCGATCGTCTGGGGCTGGCTGTTCGATCCGCGCTTCGGGGCCCTGAACCTGGCGCTCAAGGCCTTCGGCCTGGCCCCGGTCTACTGGCTCTCGGACCCGCGCTGGGCGATGCCCTCGATCGTGCTGGTCACGGTCTGGAAGGGCCTCGGCTACACGATGATGCTGTTCCTCGCGGGGTTGCAGGCCATCCCCGGCCACTACGAGGAGGCCGCCATGCTCGACGGGGCCTCGGCGCCCCAGCGCTTCTTCGGGATCACCCTGCCGCTCTTGTCGCCGACGGTCTTCCTGGTGACCACCGTGTCCTTGATCAACGCCTTCCAGGCCTTCGACGCGGTGTACATGCTCACGGGCGGCGGCCCCATGAACCAGACGAACGTCATCGTCTACTGGCTCTACCAGAACGCCTTCACCTACTTCAACATGGGCAAGGCGTCGGCGATCGCCTACGTCCTCTTCGCCGTGATCCTCGCCATCACGCTGGTCCAGTGGGGGCTGCGCAAGCGCTGGGTGGTGTACGAATGA
- a CDS encoding sugar ABC transporter substrate-binding protein, with the protein MARLHRCLALGLALLAAGCMPPDERAIRFATWGSVDEVALLKPLIAEFERTHPETPVELVHVPDGYFQKLPVMVASGQMPDVVFLNNWNLPAYASSDALADLGPLLAKDADLAASDFFAQALDAMRYRGKLHAIPRDLSNLVVYVNTDRLAEAGHSLPKPSWTLDEMRRLARSLTRDTDADGALDTFGISFDKRPLFWMPYVWSAGGDMFSADLSRSTLASPEAIAALQAYADTQRAPHAAPNETQTGNAPMAQLFAQGKLAMFVSGRWSVPGFRKNLTFGWDVLPFPRGKAGSVVDVDASGWAIARESRHPQAAWELVKFLASRRASETFAGGGLIVPARRDVAESPRFLDAAQAPKGARAFVDAIETGRPMRTPPNWNEVSNELDQQLEPLWAGREAAAPVLKRAAARIDELLGQP; encoded by the coding sequence GTGGCGCGCCTTCATCGCTGCCTGGCGCTCGGGCTCGCGCTGCTCGCGGCCGGATGCATGCCCCCGGACGAGAGGGCCATCCGGTTCGCCACCTGGGGCAGCGTGGACGAGGTGGCGCTGCTCAAGCCCTTGATCGCCGAGTTCGAGCGGACGCACCCCGAGACGCCGGTCGAGCTGGTCCACGTCCCGGACGGCTACTTCCAGAAGCTGCCGGTGATGGTCGCAAGCGGCCAGATGCCCGACGTGGTCTTCCTCAACAACTGGAACTTGCCCGCCTACGCCTCGTCGGACGCCCTGGCGGACCTGGGGCCGCTGCTCGCGAAGGACGCGGATCTTGCGGCCTCGGACTTCTTCGCGCAGGCGCTCGACGCCATGCGCTACCGGGGCAAGCTCCACGCCATCCCACGCGACCTCTCGAACCTGGTGGTCTACGTCAACACCGATCGCCTCGCGGAGGCGGGGCATTCGCTGCCCAAGCCGAGCTGGACCCTCGACGAGATGCGCCGACTCGCCCGGAGCCTCACCCGCGACACGGACGCTGACGGCGCGCTCGATACCTTCGGGATCTCGTTCGACAAGCGCCCCTTGTTCTGGATGCCGTACGTCTGGAGCGCCGGAGGCGACATGTTCAGCGCGGACCTCTCGCGCAGCACCCTGGCCTCTCCCGAGGCGATCGCGGCCTTGCAGGCCTACGCCGACACGCAGCGCGCGCCCCATGCGGCGCCGAACGAGACCCAGACGGGCAACGCCCCCATGGCCCAGCTCTTCGCCCAGGGCAAGCTCGCCATGTTCGTCAGCGGCCGCTGGAGCGTGCCCGGCTTCCGCAAGAACCTGACGTTCGGTTGGGACGTGCTCCCCTTCCCGCGGGGCAAGGCCGGCTCGGTGGTGGACGTGGACGCGTCGGGGTGGGCGATCGCCCGCGAAAGCCGCCACCCCCAAGCGGCCTGGGAGCTGGTGAAGTTCCTCGCCTCGCGCAGGGCGAGCGAGACCTTCGCCGGGGGCGGCCTGATCGTGCCCGCGCGCCGGGACGTGGCCGAGAGCCCCCGCTTCCTTGACGCCGCCCAGGCCCCGAAGGGGGCGCGGGCCTTCGTGGACGCGATCGAGACCGGCCGCCCCATGCGCACGCCGCCGAACTGGAACGAGGTCTCGAACGAGCTCGACCAGCAGCTGGAGCCGCTGTGGGCGGGGCGAGAGGCCGCAGCCCCCGTCCTGAAGCGCGCAGCAGCGCGCATCGACGAATTGCTGGGGCAGCCGTGA
- a CDS encoding glycoside hydrolase family 3 protein, translated as MSLPALGDLPLAVKVAQLFCLALPSSDAEACERACDDLEAHAWGGFIFDKRRDDRALLDRLRAAAPIPLLVAADLEMGAGQHFDEGSRFPHAMAFGATGDPDLARRLGRLTALEARNAGVNWVLAPVADVNSNPDNPIINVRSFGGDPSRVAAFVAAFVRGCEENGAIACAKHFPGHGDTSDDSHSRLATVCASPARLSALEWVPFEAAIAAGVGSVMSAHVAVPALDPSGRPATLSAPILQGGLRGTLAYEGLVVSDALIMGGVTGAFGPEEAAVEALKAGCDVLLMPPDPKRALSAVLGAIETGELDEARIDRSLARVFALKERVIAMIPGVDPATLRHEAQALAREVAEGALSVLQARTGALPLDPGLAFHLVIDDDDDAEAFAPWVSALSARALPAPRVLKRESTDADFEAIASRLNPGQPVLCAVFSTIKAWKERIDLAPAHAAFLERLAGAGHAVVALSFSNPYLANQLPGAAAFVCAYSDHPASQQAALSGVAGEIPMPGRLPVALGV; from the coding sequence GTGAGCCTCCCGGCGCTCGGCGACCTGCCGCTCGCCGTCAAGGTCGCCCAGCTCTTCTGCCTGGCCCTTCCCTCGTCGGATGCCGAGGCGTGCGAGAGGGCGTGTGACGACCTCGAGGCCCACGCCTGGGGCGGCTTCATCTTCGACAAGCGACGCGACGACCGTGCCCTCCTGGACCGGTTGCGCGCCGCGGCGCCCATTCCCCTGCTCGTGGCAGCCGACCTCGAGATGGGGGCGGGCCAGCACTTCGACGAGGGCTCGCGCTTCCCTCACGCCATGGCCTTCGGGGCCACGGGCGATCCCGACCTCGCCCGTCGCCTCGGCCGCCTGACGGCGCTGGAGGCCCGGAACGCCGGGGTCAACTGGGTGCTCGCGCCGGTGGCCGACGTGAACAGCAACCCCGACAACCCGATCATCAACGTGCGCAGCTTCGGCGGCGACCCTTCGCGGGTGGCGGCCTTCGTCGCGGCCTTCGTGAGGGGCTGCGAGGAGAACGGCGCGATCGCATGCGCCAAGCACTTCCCCGGCCACGGCGACACCTCCGACGACTCGCACAGCCGCCTTGCGACGGTATGCGCCAGCCCCGCGCGCCTTTCGGCCCTGGAGTGGGTCCCCTTCGAGGCGGCGATCGCAGCCGGAGTGGGGAGCGTCATGTCGGCGCACGTGGCGGTGCCGGCCCTGGATCCCTCGGGTCGCCCGGCCACCCTCTCGGCGCCGATCCTGCAGGGCGGTCTGCGCGGCACCCTGGCTTACGAGGGCCTCGTCGTCTCGGACGCCCTCATCATGGGCGGGGTGACCGGCGCCTTCGGTCCGGAGGAGGCCGCGGTCGAGGCCCTGAAGGCCGGCTGCGACGTGCTCTTGATGCCGCCCGACCCCAAGCGGGCCCTCTCGGCGGTGCTCGGGGCCATCGAGACAGGAGAGCTCGACGAGGCCCGGATCGATCGCTCACTTGCAAGGGTCTTCGCGCTGAAAGAGCGCGTGATCGCGATGATTCCCGGCGTGGACCCGGCGACCCTTCGCCACGAGGCGCAGGCCCTGGCGCGCGAAGTCGCCGAGGGGGCGCTGAGCGTGCTCCAGGCGCGAACCGGAGCCTTGCCGCTCGACCCTGGCCTGGCCTTTCACCTGGTCATCGACGACGACGATGACGCCGAGGCCTTCGCCCCCTGGGTGTCGGCGCTCTCGGCGCGCGCTCTGCCGGCGCCCCGGGTGCTGAAGCGCGAGAGCACCGACGCGGACTTCGAGGCGATCGCCTCGCGCCTGAACCCCGGCCAGCCGGTGCTGTGCGCCGTCTTCAGCACCATCAAGGCCTGGAAGGAGCGCATCGATCTCGCCCCCGCGCACGCGGCCTTCCTCGAGCGCCTCGCGGGGGCGGGGCATGCGGTGGTCGCGCTCAGCTTCTCGAACCCCTACCTCGCGAACCAGCTGCCCGGCGCGGCGGCCTTCGTCTGCGCCTACTCCGACCATCCCGCATCCCAGCAGGCCGCGCTTTCGGGCGTTGCCGGCGAGATCCCGATGCCAGGCCGCCTCCCGGTGGCGCTGGGGGTGTAG
- a CDS encoding aminopeptidase codes for MLAGSKARFGAAIAGAILMLNGCSAGYLLKQGYGQASLLFQRESMAAARTDSRLSDEERQRLDVVSQAKAYAIRAIGLKQSGSYDQVIVLDRSAVTYVVAGAPKDKLEPYLWHFPVVGAVPYKGFFDRAEAIAEKEGLEAKGFDAYLRGVAAFSLLGWIPDPLYSPLLKYEAPVLANTIIHELTHGTVFLKGEASFNEGFATFVGNQGGIGFMRERYGADSAEARYAEGMVRDERKFTAFLQTLGARLRELYASSRTPAEKLAEREKVFAEARAQFALIPFETDHNAWFGKATLNNAFLMTLLTYQSNADRFEKVYERLGRDLPAMVQFFRDRVAKQPDPEAYLDRWLKS; via the coding sequence ATGCTTGCAGGGTCAAAGGCGAGATTTGGAGCGGCGATCGCGGGGGCCATCCTCATGCTCAACGGGTGCAGCGCGGGCTATCTTCTCAAGCAAGGCTATGGCCAGGCCTCCTTGCTCTTCCAGCGCGAATCCATGGCCGCCGCGCGCACCGACTCGCGCCTGAGCGACGAAGAGCGGCAGCGACTCGACGTGGTGAGCCAAGCGAAGGCCTACGCCATCCGGGCCATCGGCCTCAAGCAGAGCGGAAGCTACGACCAGGTGATCGTGCTCGATCGCTCGGCCGTCACCTACGTGGTCGCGGGGGCCCCCAAGGACAAGCTCGAGCCCTACCTCTGGCACTTCCCCGTGGTCGGGGCGGTGCCCTACAAGGGCTTCTTCGATCGCGCCGAGGCGATCGCGGAGAAGGAGGGGCTCGAGGCCAAGGGGTTCGACGCGTACCTGCGCGGCGTCGCCGCCTTCAGCCTGCTCGGCTGGATCCCCGACCCGCTCTACTCGCCCCTCTTGAAGTACGAGGCGCCGGTGCTCGCCAACACCATCATCCACGAGCTGACGCACGGGACGGTCTTCCTGAAGGGGGAAGCGAGCTTCAACGAGGGGTTCGCCACCTTCGTGGGAAACCAGGGAGGAATCGGCTTCATGCGCGAGCGCTACGGCGCCGATTCGGCGGAGGCCCGCTACGCGGAGGGCATGGTCAGGGACGAGCGAAAATTCACGGCCTTCCTGCAGACGCTCGGCGCTCGGCTGCGCGAGCTCTACGCCTCGTCGCGCACGCCGGCAGAGAAGCTCGCCGAGCGCGAGAAGGTCTTCGCCGAGGCCCGGGCCCAGTTCGCCTTGATCCCCTTCGAGACCGATCACAATGCCTGGTTCGGGAAGGCGACGCTCAACAACGCCTTCCTCATGACCCTCTTGACCTACCAGTCCAACGCGGATCGCTTCGAGAAGGTGTACGAGCGCCTGGGGCGGGACTTGCCGGCCATGGTGCAATTTTTTCGGGACCGGGTCGCCAAGCAACCCGATCCCGAGGCCTACCTGGATCGCTGGCTGAAGTCCTAG